Sequence from the Campylobacter sp. MIT 12-8780 genome:
CAAGTATAGCTATACCCATTTTAAGTTCCAAAACACCTTTTTCACGCTCTAAATACTGATGATCTAAAGCATTTGTAGGGCATTCTCTTATACAAGGTATATCCTCACAAAGATAGCATGGCGTTTTTCTTGCTTCAAAAAAAGGTGTGCCATTTTTTGGGCTATCAAAAACACTTGCAAGCTTTAAAGTATCATAAGGACAGGCTTTTACACACAAACCACAACGTATGCATAAAGATAAAAAACGCTTTTCATCCTCAGCTCCGGGTGGGCGTAAAAAATACCCCTCATCAGCCTTAAGTGCAAGCGTAGCTAAAAAGCCACCGCTCGCACAAAGACAAAGGGCTTTAAAGCCAGTTTGCATAAACTCTCTTCGGTTTTTCATTGTTTTTACGCTTTAGTGATTTTTACCGCACATTTTTTAA
This genomic interval carries:
- the napG gene encoding ferredoxin-type protein NapG; amino-acid sequence: MKNRREFMQTGFKALCLCASGGFLATLALKADEGYFLRPPGAEDEKRFLSLCIRCGLCVKACPYDTLKLASVFDSPKNGTPFFEARKTPCYLCEDIPCIRECPTNALDHQYLEREKGVLELKMGIAILDSASCVAHWGVQCDACYRACPLIDKALKLELKRNERTAKHAFLLPVVDHEVCVGCGLCERACITEEPAIRVLPREYVLGRAGTNYVKGWDKQDEQRLKDADTSKKNEQNKARDYLNSEDLL